A window of Gymnogyps californianus isolate 813 chromosome 28, ASM1813914v2, whole genome shotgun sequence genomic DNA:
TCCTTATTTCATCGCTTGTTGCTGATGTTAAGTGgtttagcatttttctttaaacctccTTAGTATAGATTGTGGCGAATCAGCCACTAAATAATttagtgtgtgtatatgtgaTACAATTTGTGTTCCCTTCCTTTGGGTGGCAGACCTGTGCTTTCCTTGGACtgctttttgttattaaattaCTTACCTTTATAACCTTTGCTAGTCAGATCTCATTCTAATGTCTAGAtctttctgacttttttgtCCTTGTGTGTTTGAGCTGTTGGTCATTTGGCCTAGTTTTTGCTTCTTGTTAGATTCTGTGTCAAGTTTCAGGTCATGGAAGTGCTTATGAGTTAGCCTCTTCCTGCACTTACTACCTTTTGTTCACACAGGAgtagttttctctttttgcccTAGTATTTTGTTTTCGAGAAACTACCAGCCTTCCAGaaatccatttttcctttcagttgctTCCTGTGGAATTTTACCTACCATTTCTCTGGATTTGTCACACTTCCTCAAATCCATTGCCTCCATTCTactatttctttcactttccttttgtgaaagTTGACATCCAGGGtgcttttcagtaatttaaacGGTATGcccctcctcttttcccccGTGTTTTTTTGAATTGGTTTGCCTGTTGTTACTGCCTGTATATTATTATCTGTCTTGGAGATGTAGCATGAGGCTGACTGTAACACACAATTCTACTCTATTTACCTATCTATTATTTCCTATCTATTATTTCCTTGTGGTTCAGTGGCTGTTAAACAGAACTTATTTGCTGTACATTTTATTGTGAAAATTCTACAATGCCCTTTCTTTGGAAGCTATGAATGACCTGCCAAAAACTGTTCATGACGTCTCATTCAGATGTCTGCTTCTACAGGTGTTTACGTGTGAACCCTAAAGGCttggatgaagaaagtaaagatTATCTATCCCTCTATCTGTTGCTGGTGAGCTGTCCAAAAAGTGAAGTTCGAGCAAAGTTCAAATTCTCCATCCTGAATgctaaaggagaagaaacaaaagcaatggGTGTGTAAAAACTCTTTCTCTCTGACGGGGTCAGTTGTTTGTCTTTTGCTGTTTGATCAAGCGAGTCACTCAGCTGGTGTTTGAAGcaccatatttttctttcagagagcCAGCGAGCATATCGATTTGTACAAGGCAAGGACTGGGGATTCAAAAAATTTATTAGAAGAGACTTTCTTTTGGATGAGGCAAATGGACTTCTTCCAGATGACAAACTCACTCTCTTCTGTGAGGTAAGTCTTCCTGTGCAGCTGAAAGAATAGCAGTTCCATTAGCTTAAGGTAGGTGTGACCTTATTTTTCATCATTGCTTTTAAGGAGTCAGAGGTGTCAGGAGAAATACTGGATGTTTATATGGCACTTAGATTTtatttgtgcgtgtgtgtgtgcctgcaccTGTGTGGCTGGTGGCTTTTTCTGTGGGTgattcatttcatttcacttccatttatttttttgttactttataTTTGTCTCTTACCTGTGATGATGATAGGAATTAAGCATGTTTGATTATCATTTCACTTCTAGTTTAGTGTTATCATCCTTCTGTTTGTACTCCTTAATTTGAAACTCACTTGGGATAATAACCAACACTAGCTCTCTAGTGGAAACTGGCCCGCCTATTACTTGCCTACTGAATAAAGaagggttttctttattttcctaagtGTGTCTATACagccaacaaaaagaaaaatttaagaaaaaggaattttatagTAACCACAATTTTCTGTTCATTGTGTTGCATTTTCCTACCACTGCCTACAAAACTATTATTTCACTAATACTGATTTCAGACAAAGATGCAGACAGTTATTTCTAAAACTAGATATTTAAGTTTAGAAACCTTAATGAGCAAATTTAAACTCTCTAATTTAGTGTCTTCAGAGCTTCTGCTGTCTTACTTCCATTGTCTTTTTAACTGCAGAATACCTCCTGTAGCTGTGATTTTTGCCAGAAGACAGGTAGAACAAGTTGTTCTCTCTTTGGATCTCCTGCAGTGTTTTTTATGGgagtcttttcttttgctgtgttttctttcaggagTGAAAGAAATGCTTCAGTCAAAGTTGTTTGAcagctggggtttggggggtttttttgttgttggggtttttttcccctcagttttgTTTGGCCATCATAAGCATGCACATgtttaaattaacaaacatcTCCTAAAGGATGTGTATTCAGTCAGTAGCATAAATTATTACTGTCATGGAGGGAGCCCTTCCTTTAACACTTGTAGCAATATGGGAGGAAAAGAGGACAGTGTCTTGGATGACACCTCTGTAGGTCTGATAAAGGAGgcagaaaacttaaaattgtGGAGTGAAACTCAAAAATTAATGTCTGAGAAGCGAATTTGTGAAGTGCAATGTAGATAAACCTGAGATCCACCAGTAGTCTTGGCAACTAGTACTAATTCCAGTCACTCCACTCTGTACTGAATTACTCCCTTCAAAAGCTTCAGCTCAGTGTATTCGTTTGTTCTGGATGAAGAGAAAACTTGCTGCTGGCTTCACCTGGCCTTgatatcttttgttttctcttttggtttgttCTACAGTATAGCATGTAAGAAATGTTAAGTTTAGTGATATCAGAGGGGAAGGTTTTGCTGCCTGGAAACAGTTTGGCAAGAACTTTCAACAGCTTGGttttgggttcccccccccccccccccctttttttttttttcctttttcttccctgagctTGTAAGTCTCTTAGCATGTAAACCGGTGTGCCATATGCTCTCCTAATGCCTCCCTGCTGGCCACAGGTACCAAGTGATGCTGCTCACATCTGTACTTTCAGCAAGCATGTTTTGTATGTAGAAACTCTCTAAGGAGTTAGCAATACTGGATGTTGAGATGCTTGTTATGTGGGAATATGTGGGTGTTTTCTGTAGACCAGAAGGTTGCTGAGTGTCTCTGCTGCACCTTCTCATTGCTTTAGtaaagttaaaaggaaaaagccttATGCTCTCTGCTCATGTCCAGTGCTGAACACAGATAATGTCTTGCTGAAAATGCTGTTAAGGCAGAGAATGATGTTCCTTGTCAAACATTACAAATATGACCTCATTTAGTTGtcagtttggggatttttcaAACTCTGTTTTGCAGGTAGGGTTGATTGTTCATATCCCAACTGCGTtactttttgctgtttaaattaTATTCCAACATCACACGTAAATATCATGCTGGTAAATCTCCAAAAAGAATGATATTCCCAAAGTTATGGTAATGGCTCTCTTCTGAGCTAGGTAGCATTGGTTCCCTTGCTAAGAAGTAGAAAATAGCTTAAGCAAAACCTTATCTATTTTGAACTCTAAGGCTGGTCACCACTTGGAATCTACCAGTCTAAACTCCTTATGTAAAAAGCCATGTAATAGATTTTCGCGCCAGTAACTGACTTTCTTTCATATATGAAGAGGATTTATTTGTTGATTTGAGACATGGTTCGCAAGTCTTTTTTTGGCTGGTCTGTAATCAGTATCGGACTCCAGCAAAGGATCTACGTCTTAGAATTCCTTTTTAATGAATCTGATGAGTTTTCGTGCATCCTTGAGTCCATGTTGCTGGTCTAGATGTCACAGGGCAAAAAGGTGATGTAGCTGTCAAATTAATGACGAAGAACACTAGCTTCTTCACATTTGTGCTGGCTAATCATTAGTGTCCTTTGGCAAGCAGCATCTTTATACAAGATGCATCTGCCATCAGAAGCCCACTGGAGGTTTCTCAAGAGTTGGGGTATGTGCTgtcagcaggtttttttccttagaagaTGCTTCTGTCATTTCTCTCACTTCATAGTTTACTTCTCCTTTTACATAACTGTGAAGCTTCCTTTGCTGTCCGTTGTTCTTCTTTGGCCATTGGTTATTAATAGAACTGAAATTTAACTTGGACTTGACAGCAAATCCAGGAAATAGTCTCATGTATGCTTCCCTGTCAGTCAGcttcttcctttattctttGTTATAGCGGGGTAGTATTAGTCATTCTGATCTTTTCTAATTGGAGTCTGCTGTAGAAGGCGTATGATTTACTGCATGTTTAACAATAATGGTTTGGTGCTGAATAGGCTCTCAACGGTTCCCTTTGTGTAGGTTATTCATCAGCCAGTATGGCTACGTATGGTCCCTGCCTAACCATGTCTGCTTTAGAGCAGGTGATAAGGAATCTATCTGCCTTCCCCAAATCTTCCTAATTACTTGAcataaagctgcttttttaaacttactggtttggggtttttttaattttattttggaatgtGATGGAAGCACTGAACTCTCGAAGAAATTTAGAACCAGAAGCAGCAAGACATTTGGGGGGTCAGACACTGCTCTCGCATACATATGTGGATGCAGTGCTTGGTTATAGAAGCTCTTTgtatactttattttcatttgtactgCTGTCTGTATTGCATTATTGATTGGGGAGGGTTTCAGAGTGTtgatagaaggaaaaaactAGGTCAGGTATGGTgtctgtaaaagcagaaaaataaggttCCACTTCCTTAGGAAACGATCTAATAAAGTATGATTAAATTGCATAGAAGTGCTGTTAATTTGGGGTTGAGAAGAAAATCTCTGGTGTGATTTAGGACTTGGGGTAGACactctgcaggagcagagaacAGAGTTAAGGCAGGGTAGAAaggatgctttaaaaattgagaCATTTTTAATGATACAGTGATTCTGCTTGAGAGGTGtgggttttgctttgcatttcccttctcctgccctggaAATAAAAACTTCCTGTAGGGAGATGAGTTTTTCCAGTGTGGATTTTTgaggttttgggttgtttgctttcttttccccctccaggTGAGTGTGGTACAGGACTCTGTCAATATCTCCGGCCAGAACACTATGAACATGGTGAAGGTACCAGAGTGCCGCTTGGCAGATGAGTTGGGAGGACTCTGGGAGAATTCGCGCTTCACGGATTGCTGTCTGTGCGTTGCAGGCCAGGAGTTCCAGGCTCACAAAGCCATACTAGCAGGTCGGTATTGAGTTGGATGGGCCTTAGCGGGATAGGAGACAACTACTTGATGgcaagtgggtttttttgagttacTTCGTCTTTAAAGGAGGCTTCTGCAGCTCTTTtaactgcagagctgcagaacaAGACTATTTTGTGAACCGTTAAGGGTAGAGAAGAAATATCTACTCCATTTTTAATTGCCTATCTCCTCCTATGGCGAGGATGGTAGGAGGATTCTTTTGTGGCTGTAGTGTACTATGATGTATTCCTAAAGCATTTGTAAGGAGAAGTTAGCACATTTCCAGAGGAGTGCTTTCTTGTAAAGTCAAGAAACATACCTGACCACCGATGTACTCTTCAGCCTTGGTTGAAAGGACATAATAAATTCTCCCATACCCAATTTGAAGCTACGTCGGTTACGTTACATTATGTCACAACCTATACTTCTTTACCAGTTGTACCCAATTTGCCCTATCTGCTATAGGAGAATTTTTCCCACATTAAGTAGCAGGACAGTTGTTGAGGTGTTGGCAGGTTACACTTAGCTCCCCCTGAAGAGTAAAAGAGCATCTctaactgtgttttattttccccactgCCATAGCACGTTCCCCAGTTTTCAGCGCCATGTTTGAGCATGAGATGGAAGAGAGTAAAAAGGTAAGTTCCTGAAGGAAGGAGAACTTCTCCAGCTAGGTGAATAGCTCTCTAGTCAACTCTTAGCATCACTGGTCAGATAACTTTCTTAGGTAGTGTTTGTGACTATTGTCACCTTGTAACTGTTTTTCTCGCATTAGATGCAGGTCTCTGCTTCAGCTGTcctgaagggaggaggaaagggatcAAGGAGGCAATTGTTACCTTTGTTACTCTTGGGGAAAGAGTCTGGGGTGGGATAGGGAGAAGTAGAGAATGTGAAATAcaacttagattttttttcttgctccatccacatctttttctttttttcttttttttttttttttcttttttgcaagtAGTACACATTCTAAATAGTTTGTCTCTGTAGCAAATTTCTGAGTACCGAAAGAACTTGGGTAGAGGGAAGCCTTTAGCCTCTTGCCAGGATCTTAAtaagcttcatttttctgataCAGAATCGGGTTGAAATCAATGATGTGGAGCCTGAAGTTTTTAAGGAGATGATGTGCTTTATTTACACGGGGAAGGCACCAAATCTTGACAAAATGGCTGATGActtgctggcagctgctgacAAGGTACAGTTGGGATTTATGGGTGTTCAGAGAACCAGGAATGACACGCGCCTTGCTTTACACAATGCTGCAGTCAGCTTTTCATGTGATCATTGTGGTTGGGCAGTTTCTTTGAATTGGTTGTGGCTTATAGGTAAACCTGGATGTAGTATAAGATACCTATAAGATAGGATATACATATAAGATATCTATAGCTGTATAGATACgtattttaacataaaacaaTCAGGAATTTCTGTCTCTActcatttttaagcattttcttaaaatttcagaGGACATCGCTATTCAACATAATCTAGCATAAGAGTGGGGGGTGAGCAGAAAATTTCGAGGTGGACctggcaatatttttttttagtgtgatTATTACCAAATCTCAAAAGTAGTGTTCTATCTTGGCAAACAGGGCCTGCTTCTCCTTCTGGTCAGGCTGGTATCAGCAACTCCAAGAGATGCTCTAAAGTGATGGATAGCCAGGAGTGGGAAGGTcctgttgtttattttctttttgcagtggCAGTCCCTGCTGTTTATGGAGAGAAGGGGTGCACTGGAGGAAGCCCTATTGCCTAACCCGTCTGTGGTTTTGCGGGGTCCTTGCCAGGGAGGTGTCGGGGATGGTCTGACTGGAAAGCTGCTGGTAGTGCCCGTGTAGCAGGCGCAGCGCTGTGGCCTTGCCAGCCAGCCGGccgctgcctccttccctttgcagcACCAAGGACAGAAGAGAGTGCTCTGCTGGCCAGTGAGCCGTATTAACCAGTGAAGATTCGTAATATATaaccaaaattttatttcctttttcttttttctcttaaaagtgAACTTAGTGCTGGTGAAAGATGCCAGTTTGACAGCACTGGAGACTAAAGTCCTGAATTTATCCATCGAACAGGTTCAGCACGGGTAGCAGCAGTGCAAGATTCTCCACACTGCCCTGCCAATGTGCCTCAACTCTGACCTGGAGGGACCACCTCTAGGGGTGAGAGCGTAGTTCAGTCTCCATGCTTCTTCAGTCCTTGGATTCTCTTGTGGGTGCCAGTTAGGGTGGTGGATTTTAAGATGTGGATGCATGTAACCTTGTTCCACGCAACCACCACACAGCCATCAAATTCCCTGTCACTGCGGACCTGGGCTTCAtcaaaaatgctgattttagaGGTGAAATGCTCCATATGCCGTTATTAGGCCGCTGCAACTAGaattaaaatgggaaataatgcaaaaagatTCTTGGCCTGATTATAATCATTGCCACATATtttattcaatatttaaagAGTATTGATTGAGAGCTCACATACCATCTTTAACTGAGACAAGTGTAAGTAAGAAGCAGCACATTAAGGACAGAGTAGGCTTTAACTTTGAGTTTCCTGGCTTTTaatgtaggtttttttccttttaaactcattgtgtgtcttttaaaagcagaaataaaaaatctttcatGAAAGCACATAAAACATCTAATATTTACTCAAGAGACTGAAACAGCTTCTTCTGAGTTCCTCCTGTCTCTTGGGGAAAATATGTAATtagaccaaaaccaaaacaaagcacgTCTTCTCAACCCAGGAGATACTATTTCAGCCTCTTGGGTAAGTATGCTATTAGgtagggtgtttttttaaagtgtaattaagaaaggggggaaggggaaatcTTGGTACCTGAGAGTAATTAGAAGCTGAGCTATTTGTAGCGAAAATCGAAGTAAAAATTGTACGTGCATGGAGGAGAATATTCAGTTTACGAAAGGAATAATTTTAAGCTtcatttgctgcattttaagCTACTGACAGACAATAATATAAACTAATGGCTTGCCCCTGGTTTGAAACTGGTTTAGTTATTGATACAGACTAAGCAAGtaaattttatttgccttctcAGATGTTCTGGTGGGAGAAAACTGTCCTGGTTATGAGTGCCATGCCTCAATTGAAGTAATTATTATCACTGAGTCTTAagtcaaaaaatgtttttataatctaaaattattcatttaaatttaatcaTAATGGGATGAAAATCTCAATCAGaatataaaatcaatttatAGTAATAGTGCTTATCATATGGCAAGCGCTCCCGTCGTCATGCAAATGAGCCTGTTACCAGCTCTCTGGTCAGGTTGACAGAGCAGTCCTTACAAATCCGGTATCTTTTCCGAGTGCGGCCTCACATACTGAAGAACTTGTATACCATATCGTCTCTAAGTTGTCCAAAAAAGCCTTATAAACAATATGAAGGATACTCTCAAATGCAGTTATCGGTcagataagaaaaaattaacaatcTTAAAAgatttggtgttttgtttgtttttttttttttttttagaaatgtcaCTCAATTTGAAGTCATAACGTGAAGAAGACTTAACTGTGTTTAATCTTTAGGACAATTTATGTAGTGCTAATGTTATTACTCGTATAAGAACTGCATTAGAATTGACTACTCTCCTAATCCCTGTGAAATGTAATCATGGGATCTAGAATATTCAGAACtattcagaaatattcagtTTGTTTCATCCAAAGAGCTGCAAACCCCATGGTCAGATCACACATAccaagattttcagaagtatctCAGTCTAACAGTTCCCAGCTATGATATTCTAAAAGActgaggtttggggtttgggtttcaTTTCTTGATTAACGAGTGGCTTACAGTTTTCTGCGTGGTGACCTTTTTGAAGTCTGCCCAAGACCACtgtgttgcttttgaaaatcttggctGTGTCTGCGTGCTTCAATACTGACTGGAGTGCTGCAGAAAGTAGAGTGTGAAATCTATTAGACAGCACTCTTCTTCTAAGCATATCCGTTGAATTTCACAAACCATTGACATGGCCCAACCCTGTGGATCTAACAAATGTTGAGGCAAATGCACAGTTGAACGGTAGACGCTCTTAGATGGAGAATGTGAAGTTAGAACAGAGCTTCTGCCAGGGCATTACAGACATACTGTGATGTTTCGTTTCCAGCTGAACAGCCGCAAGAAATCAGGGGCATTTGTTTAACATTGTAGTAGTAAACTAGTAGCAAGTACTTGAGCAAGGCTGATCTTAATGTGCAGGTCATTAATGGCAAAGAAATTGAGTGAAAACTGCCTAAAAATCACTGGAACACCTATGGAGCATTCACTGTTAGATAGGGCTTCCCACTGAACCCGGGTAATACTGTCATGCAGTAATAGAGTGAGAATAAAGATTTGGCTTTAGCATTCTGTGCCTTGAAGTAACTGAGATAGTAAGTATTACAGGTGACCTGAAATTCTCATCTCAAAGCATGAACACGGCACCAGTAAGCCTGTAACACAAGAAGGCCGGGATGAGTGTTATGGTGGGTATGTTTCCTCTCCATTGCTTTCCTCAGGGTGGGCACATCATGATTCTCCTTGGTTTTGCTGGTCACTGCTTCTCTGAGTACAGTTCAGATGCATATAGCAAAGCAAAGAGGTCTGTTCAGCATAATAGAGTAGTTTGTTACTGAAGAGTGAAGGAGCACAAGTAAGGCTTCACGTCAGGCCTGGTTaggtgttttcttctttgtaactGTACTTTGGCTTGTATTTTGCAGTATGCTCTAGAACGTCTGAAGGTGATGTGTGAGGATGCACTGTGCAGTAACCTGTCTGTGGAAAATGCAGCTGAGATCCTCATTCTAGCTGACCTACATAGTGCGGATCAACTGAAAACTCAAGCAGTGGACTTCATTAACTAGTGAGTTTACTTTTGTTCCAGGGTGCGACAAATCTAGAGGGAAGTGGTGTTTATTAGCAGTAGGGTTCACAACTTGTGA
This region includes:
- the SPOP gene encoding speckle-type POZ protein encodes the protein MSRVPSPPPPAEMSSGPVAESWCYTQIKVVKFSYMWTINNFSFCREEMGEVIKSSTFSSGANDKLKWCLRVNPKGLDEESKDYLSLYLLLVSCPKSEVRAKFKFSILNAKGEETKAMESQRAYRFVQGKDWGFKKFIRRDFLLDEANGLLPDDKLTLFCEVSVVQDSVNISGQNTMNMVKVPECRLADELGGLWENSRFTDCCLCVAGQEFQAHKAILAARSPVFSAMFEHEMEESKKNRVEINDVEPEVFKEMMCFIYTGKAPNLDKMADDLLAAADKYALERLKVMCEDALCSNLSVENAAEILILADLHSADQLKTQAVDFINYHASDVMETSGWKSMVVSHPHLVAEAYRSLASAQCPFLGPPRKRLKQS